CCTGCCAAAAATCATTTAGGTGCTTTTATAATTACTTACATTGGAATTGGTATCATTGTGGGAATTACCAGCAAATGGTCTATATTCATCAACAATCTTGAAGGTAGTGTTTGGGCAATTATGGCAGCTAGTTCCTATGCACTTTATCTTATTAAAAGCCAATCTATTATTGAATCCATAGGTTCTATTAAATTCACAACTATTTCTAATACATTTACATTTTTATGCTTATGTATATACGCTTTATGCTTTGGTGTATGGCCGGAATTTAATATTAATTTCAATGAATATTATTATACTACTATAATTGCAGTTTTTTGTACTGTTATACCTTTCTTTATTTTATTTGAAGGTATAAAGCGTATTGGCTCTTCACAGTCGGCAATTATTAGTATGATTGGTCCGGCAATCACTTTACTAGCTGCCCATACAATTTTAAATGAAAAATTAGAAATAAATCAATTTATAGGAGTTGTGATAACAATCTTAGGCATTTTTATGATTATAGGAGATAATATTTTAAATACCGCTTGGGAAAATTTATATAAAAAATTTAACCGCAATCATAAATCTATGACAGCCACCTTACAGCCGTGGCAAAGCGCTAACATATGGGAGCAGTTCTGTAACTGGATTACCAGCACCAACAAGCGTCTATACATTGGTTGGTTCGGTGTCCTGATGATTCCCACCCTCCTAGTTGCAACCACCTGTTTCATCATCGCCTTCATCGCTGCTCCTCCTGTAGACATTGATGGTATGCGCGAACCAGTAGCAGGTTCCTTACTCTACGGAAATAACATCATCTCTGGTGCAGTTGTTCCTTCCTCTAACGCTATAGGCTTACACTTCTACCCCATTTGGGAAGCTGCTTCCTTAGATGAGTGGCTGTATAACGGTGGACCATACCAATTGGTAATTTTCCACTTCTTAATTGGCGTATTATGCTACCTCGGTCGTGAGTGGGAATTGTCCTACCGCTTAGGTATGCGTCCTTGGATTTGCCTAGCATTTTCTGCTCCTGTAGCAGCAGCTATCGCAGTCTTTTTAATTTACCCCATTGGTCAAGGTTCCTTCTGTGATGGTATGCCTTTGGGTATCTCTGGAACCTTTAACTTCATGATCATATTCCAAGCAGAACACAACATCTTGATGCATCCCTTCCATATGTTAGGTGTGGCTGGTGTATTCGGTGGTTCTTTCTTTTCTGCAATACACGGAAGCTTGGTAACTTCCTCTTTGGTACGTGAAAGCACTGTAAACGAATCGCAAAACAACGGTTACAAGTTCGGTCACGAAGAAGAAATATACAATATCGTAGCTGCTCACAGTTACTTCGGTCGCCTCATCTTCCGATATACTCCCTTCAACAATAGCCGTTCTCTGCATTTCTGGTTAGCAGCTTGGCCTGTCATCGGTATTTGGTTTACCACATTGGGCGTCACCACAATGGCGTTCAACTTGAATGGTTTTAACTTCAACCAGTCTGTGATTGATTCTACTGGTCGCGTTATCAGTACTTGGGCTGATGTGATCAACCGCGCTAACCTGGGTATAGAAGTAATGCATGAGCCTAACACTCAGAACTTTCCCTTAGACCTTTCTACAGGTGTTGTTATTCCTGTTGCTTTTAGAGATCCGGCTATCAACGGTTAATTGTCTGAGATACAAGCAATAACTTCTTTGCGAAGGAACAACATTTTGCTTATTAGACGGGAAATTAATTATGCGTTACCTTAAACCTTTGTAGAGACGTTACACGTAACGTCTCTACATTGATTGTCAGAAATATCTACTGGGGGGCGCTTTTTAGTCTCAACTATTGAACAGTTCTGCAAAAATTACCGCAGATAAATCTGTCACCTACAGAAACATCAGGGGATAAACTCCAGTTTCAAAACGGAGAACGTCAGAGTCAACCCATTCTAATTCAGGTTGAAAACGGTCAGTTTAAAGTATTGCAGTAACGATTTTGATAATAAGCCAAAATTTGCTGAACACGCTGCCGACTTTGTGATGTAGAATTTTCTCCCCACTCAATCCACAAACTTTGGATTTGACTTTGATCATAATCAAACTCCAAAGACGACTGGGGAATTAAACCTACTTCCACCCCTTCAACTTGACGCAAATGAGCTGCTATCTCGTGATAAACAGCTAAAGGTAAACCAGCAAATTCAATTTTTTCCTTAGTCTCCATCTTTTATGAAGCTCCGGTATTAGCAGGATTTTGGGACGGTGTTGTTCCAGAAACAGGATTGGCGACAGGCGCTTTAGCTGATGGCGCTTCTCCTACCATTCTGGCTACTTCAATACCGTATTGTTCCACAATCACGACCGGGTTGTCGCCTTCATTCATTTCAATCCGTTTAATCAGCAGACCGTTTGCTAGTCGCTGTCCGGCCTCAACATAGCGACTTGTCGGCTCATCCGGTAGTTTAATAATTGCTTGGAGTTGATTACCTAGCATAACTACACCGCTTACCAGCACCGTCCTGGCTAATTCGGGATCAGGCGCTGGTGGTAATACAGATTTGAGATTTGAGGGGACGACAACTAGGGGTAAAACTTTAGGTAAGACTGAAATCAAGCCAGGTTTAGGCTTTGCTCTCGGTGTCGATGTCGCAGCACTGGCGATCGCCCCTTTGTGGATTTTAGGCGTTTGTGGGTTTATACCGACTTGTTTGACCTGACTTTTCTGTTGTTGTCCTTTCGCGGCTACTGTCCTGAGAGTAGGCAAAAGAGGTAACTTAGGAACTGGGTTATTGATATTAACCACTCCGGGTAACATCTGCCCAACAATTTGGCCAAATGGGTCTGGTCGCCCTTGAGACACCACAACTACCCGCTCTGTAGCATTAGTTGGTTGAATCAAGTTAGAAGCTGTCAAAGACACTGGTGATATACCTAGTGGATCTTTCTTAGCAGCCACCACTGGATTATTAAAGGATTGAACAGCTGTAGGCGACTTTGCTACAACTGGCTGTACTGCAGGTGTTGCGCTCGGAGTCGGATTAGCAGCCTCTGGAGTAGCTTCTGAGGCACATCCAGCGATCGCTAAACTTAAAATGGCTGCACTTGCAATTGTTAAATTTCTTCTGCTCATTAGCCCTTCTCAAAAGCGATAAAAAATTTGCTTTTTGTTCCCGTTATAACCTACTTTTTCCATTAATTAGTCATTTTTGGTACTGGAATATCAGCATAAATCCGTATATAACTGATTGACAGTTAATTCTCAACCACACCCATCAGATGTTTCAACAAGTCCAACCCTTTCTTGACTCTACGGGAAACTGTGACTACACTAATACCCAAGTGTTCCGCAACTTGTTTTTGTGTCAAATCATGCAAAAATACACATTCTAAGACATCACGAGTACGTTGTTCTAACTGAACCAATGCTAGCTGTAGACGTAGTTGGTCTTCTTGCGCCAATTGAAAGCTGCGGTAGTGAGGATCGGGAACCAATTCGCCCAAACTTGTAGAACCTTCTTCCCCATCTTGTACAGGGACATCTAGACTCAAAGGCGCACGATTGATCCATGCTAATTTGATTTCTTGCCATTCATTCGGAGAAATTTCCAATGCTGCTGCTAATTCAGAATCTGTAGGTTGACGATTGTATTTTTCGCGCAAAGAACGCGCAACTCCAATCGCCTGTTGTTGCAGTGCTAAATAGCGGCGGGGAATTCGTACCGTTACACCTTTATCTCGCAGGTAGTGTTGAATTTCACCACGAATATAGGGAATAGCAAAAGAACTGAAAGCATGTCCCTTAGAAATTTCAAATCTTTCAATAGCCCGAATTAAACCCAAACAGCCTACCTGGAGCAAATCTTCGTAGCTTTCATGGCATTGATTCATCCAGTAGTGAGCTTCTTTTCTCACCAATCCAAAATTAACTTTTACTAGTTGATTCCGAACAGTTTCGGAGCGCGATTGCTGATATTCTCGCAGCAACTGCCAAATTTCATGCTTCAGTTCATTGGTGACTGTAATAGACATAGCACCGCGTTTATTGAGCAAATCAATCGTCAAATACTCGCTTTGAATCAAATTTAAACTTGCGCGATATCAAAGCAAATATCGCGCCATTTTACCCAACAAATTCTATGGCAGATAACAACTTTTCCCTCAAAAAAAGCCATAACTGGATTGACAATCTAGCAGACAAAAACTCAATCAGCAAAATCAGGATTTTTTTTGTGTTTTAACTTGAGAGTTATCTGCGGTATTTGTAAACCGCATAATGCCAAAATATTAAATTTTTGGCTAATTTTGAAACCGCGATTGTACTTAATTTCAGTAATTAATTATGAGTTTATCTTATAGAGATATATAATAAAGTATTTAGGTTTTTACCGTATTATCAAAAATTATATCTTCAGCAAAAATACGTATATAAATGCCATAAATTCATACAATTTTTATGTTTAACAAGCATGTAGCTATAAATATACGTAGATATGCAAATATGACTTTGTTTAGGCTAGTAGTCTGTCAATTTTGTTTTGAGGGATTTTTGGTAGTGTGAGCGTCTCGCTCACGCGGGCAAGATGCCCGCACTACAGTCCATCATTTTTATCTTGACAGAGTACTAGATGCTCAAGGTTGACACTCCCCACGGATAAATCCGGGGGATTCCAGCGTCACTGACGTTCCTTGCTTTTACAGGTCTTGCAACCAATAGAAGTAGAGGGAACATCTCGACTGGCGTTACTTTGGGGTTGCCCACCCCTAGCGTTTACACGACTTAAAATTACTTTGGCTGCATTCACATCACGTTGTGCAACGTATCCGCAATGTGGACAAGAATGAGTTCGAGTGCTTAGAGATTTTTGTACTTTTGCACCACAATTACTGCATTCTTGCGAAGTGAAGTGGGGAGGAACTGCAATAATTTCTCTCCCAAACTTCTCTCCAAAGTAGTCGAGCCACTGACAGAAGTTGTACCAAGATGCATCAGAAATACTCTTAGCAAGTTTGTGGTTTTTCACCATGCCGGAAATATTTAAATCTTCCACGACTACCTTAGCGTTAGCCAGGGTTAAGTTACGCGCCAGTCTCTTGGCGTGTTCATTCCTTTGTCGAGCTACTTTTAAATGTTTCCGAGCATAAACACCACGTGCTTTTCTTCTGCCAGATGACCCTTTCTTTTTCTTGTAAATGTTACGTTGAACCCGTTTGATATCTTTTTCAGCCTTGCGGAGAAAGCGCGGGTTTTCTTCTCTGCGAGACGCTTCGCGAACATGGTTGCCGTTGCTATCAGAGTAGAAGTATTCTAGCCCCACATCGATACCGATTTCAGATGTAGTTGGTGGTGCATCTTGTTGATTATCAATTTTGACGCAAAACTGCACATAACAACCATCGGCTCTAAGCACAATTCGCACTCGCTTAATTAGTTCAATAGGGTATTGATGAATATCCCATTTACCTAACAGCTTGAGTTCGCCAATACCTTTTTTATCAGTGAACGTTATACGACGTTTTGTTGGATGTAGTTTCCACCCAGACACCTTGTATTCAACTGAACGGCTATGCTTTTTGAACCTGGGATAACCTTTCTTTCCAGGCTTGTTTTTCTTGCAGTTATCGAAAAACCTGTTGATAGCTCGTTCTACATTTTCTACTGATGCCTGACAAGCATGACTATTTAAATCATTAACAAATTTAAATTCGGCTCTTAGTTGAGTGTTGTACTGATACAGTTCTTTTTTACCGCATTTTAATGCCGAAGGCTTAACGCCGCAATTATCCATCCAGTATCTAAGCACTTTATTTCGCACA
The Gloeotrichia echinulata CP02 DNA segment above includes these coding regions:
- the psbA gene encoding photosystem II q(b) protein, encoding MTATLQPWQSANIWEQFCNWITSTNKRLYIGWFGVLMIPTLLVATTCFIIAFIAAPPVDIDGMREPVAGSLLYGNNIISGAVVPSSNAIGLHFYPIWEAASLDEWLYNGGPYQLVIFHFLIGVLCYLGREWELSYRLGMRPWICLAFSAPVAAAIAVFLIYPIGQGSFCDGMPLGISGTFNFMIIFQAEHNILMHPFHMLGVAGVFGGSFFSAIHGSLVTSSLVRESTVNESQNNGYKFGHEEEIYNIVAAHSYFGRLIFRYTPFNNSRSLHFWLAAWPVIGIWFTTLGVTTMAFNLNGFNFNQSVIDSTGRVISTWADVINRANLGIEVMHEPNTQNFPLDLSTGVVIPVAFRDPAING
- a CDS encoding RNA polymerase sigma factor SigF, with amino-acid sequence MSITVTNELKHEIWQLLREYQQSRSETVRNQLVKVNFGLVRKEAHYWMNQCHESYEDLLQVGCLGLIRAIERFEISKGHAFSSFAIPYIRGEIQHYLRDKGVTVRIPRRYLALQQQAIGVARSLREKYNRQPTDSELAAALEISPNEWQEIKLAWINRAPLSLDVPVQDGEEGSTSLGELVPDPHYRSFQLAQEDQLRLQLALVQLEQRTRDVLECVFLHDLTQKQVAEHLGISVVTVSRRVKKGLDLLKHLMGVVEN
- a CDS encoding transposase gives rise to the protein MLVLEYKAVVKKAQSTAIDEAIRTSQFVRNKVLRYWMDNCGVKPSALKCGKKELYQYNTQLRAEFKFVNDLNSHACQASVENVERAINRFFDNCKKNKPGKKGYPRFKKHSRSVEYKVSGWKLHPTKRRITFTDKKGIGELKLLGKWDIHQYPIELIKRVRIVLRADGCYVQFCVKIDNQQDAPPTTSEIGIDVGLEYFYSDSNGNHVREASRREENPRFLRKAEKDIKRVQRNIYKKKKGSSGRRKARGVYARKHLKVARQRNEHAKRLARNLTLANAKVVVEDLNISGMVKNHKLAKSISDASWYNFCQWLDYFGEKFGREIIAVPPHFTSQECSNCGAKVQKSLSTRTHSCPHCGYVAQRDVNAAKVILSRVNARGGQPQSNASRDVPSTSIGCKTCKSKERQ